A single genomic interval of Burkholderia sp. HI2500 harbors:
- a CDS encoding Lrp/AsnC family transcriptional regulator produces MKLDRDSASPADAAPALDRIDRAILRQLQQDASISNVSLAAKVKLSAPACLRRVERLKEMGLIRGIVALLDPKLLGAGMLVVIGFVLDRSTPEAFAAFEKAAQKVSGCVECHVVTGEFDYFMLVRTRDNDSFNRLHAEQLLYLPGVRQVRSFMVLKEILSTHALPL; encoded by the coding sequence ATGAAATTAGATCGAGACAGCGCATCGCCGGCCGACGCCGCACCGGCGCTCGATCGCATCGACCGCGCGATCCTGCGGCAGTTGCAGCAGGACGCGTCGATCTCCAACGTGAGCCTCGCGGCGAAGGTGAAGCTGAGTGCGCCGGCGTGCCTGCGGCGCGTCGAGCGGTTGAAGGAAATGGGGCTGATCCGCGGCATCGTTGCGCTGCTCGACCCGAAGCTGCTCGGTGCGGGGATGCTGGTCGTGATCGGCTTCGTGCTGGATCGCTCGACGCCCGAAGCGTTCGCCGCGTTCGAGAAGGCCGCGCAGAAAGTGTCGGGGTGCGTCGAGTGTCACGTCGTGACCGGCGAATTCGACTACTTCATGCTGGTGCGCACGCGCGACAACGACAGCTTCAACCGGTTGCACGCCGAACAGCTGCTGTACCTGCCGGGGGTGCGGCAGGTGCGCTCGTTCATGGTGCTCAAGGAGATTCTGTCGACGCATGCGCTGCCGTTGTAA